In Sphingomonas crocodyli, a genomic segment contains:
- a CDS encoding methyl-accepting chemotaxis protein, producing the protein MRLLTHTSVTAKIGMVMAMMSITSTVITAIACWRLTTLSSDYSELSAKEYPAVVQMGVANRAAVEMVYAAYRAMAYPAGDTQAKIARSMSRFGYNDAVEALDKAAKLNPSIAGDVAPIRTQLDAINTLNQAAVTDSATDNDDAARRKLAQVDLKLADLSDSIANLNDRLEAGVTDRTEALEADAHRTLYVVLACWGIAVVLFTVFGYVIARLGIVNPLARLTDRMSKLARGDDQSGIPGYTRNDELGTMARALEVFRAASVTKGEVEAAKAEAEAEQARVVGLVSGALGRLAERDLTVSIDEPVGDAYLRLRDDFNDAVGELLEAMRQIDEATNGIGSGAQQISAASDDLSRRTEQQAASLEESAAAMDQVTVSVQGSARSAEQVNQLVGIAHGDAAEGGRIVRQAITAMDGIAASSSQIGQIVTMIDGIAFQTNLLALNAGVEAARAGDAGKGFAVVANEVRALAQRSADAASEIKDLIGKAGEQVEGGVKLVGQTGEALDRILGRIAEINQLAAGISEATVAQASSIEQVNVAVTEMDRTTQQNAAMVEESTAAARSLHGEADRLAALVGRFRLGMDRMRAPSPAPVAGARAVHGNLALKFDTAEDDWAEF; encoded by the coding sequence ATGCGCCTGCTCACCCACACCAGCGTCACCGCCAAGATCGGCATGGTGATGGCGATGATGTCGATCACGTCGACCGTGATCACCGCGATCGCGTGCTGGCGCCTGACCACGCTGTCGAGCGACTATTCGGAACTGAGCGCGAAGGAATATCCCGCCGTCGTCCAGATGGGCGTGGCGAATCGCGCGGCGGTGGAGATGGTCTATGCCGCTTATCGCGCAATGGCTTATCCGGCGGGCGATACGCAGGCGAAGATTGCGCGTTCGATGAGCCGCTTCGGCTATAATGACGCGGTCGAGGCGCTCGACAAGGCGGCGAAGCTCAATCCGTCGATCGCGGGCGATGTCGCCCCGATCCGCACCCAGCTCGACGCGATCAACACACTCAATCAGGCCGCCGTCACCGACAGCGCGACCGACAATGACGATGCGGCGCGCCGCAAGCTGGCACAGGTCGATCTCAAGCTTGCCGATCTTTCGGATTCGATCGCCAATCTCAACGATCGACTCGAAGCCGGCGTCACCGATCGCACCGAGGCGCTGGAGGCCGACGCGCATCGCACGCTCTACGTCGTGCTCGCCTGCTGGGGCATTGCGGTCGTGCTGTTCACGGTGTTCGGTTATGTGATCGCGCGGCTCGGCATCGTGAACCCGCTGGCGCGGTTGACCGATCGCATGTCGAAGCTCGCCAGGGGCGACGACCAGAGCGGCATCCCCGGCTACACCCGCAATGACGAACTGGGCACGATGGCCCGCGCGCTCGAAGTCTTCCGCGCAGCATCGGTCACCAAGGGCGAGGTCGAGGCGGCCAAGGCCGAGGCCGAGGCCGAGCAGGCGCGCGTCGTCGGTCTGGTCAGCGGTGCGCTGGGCCGTCTCGCCGAACGCGACCTGACCGTGTCGATCGACGAGCCGGTGGGCGACGCCTATCTGCGCCTGCGCGACGATTTCAACGATGCGGTCGGCGAACTGCTCGAAGCGATGCGCCAGATCGATGAAGCGACCAACGGCATCGGCAGCGGCGCGCAGCAGATCAGCGCGGCGTCCGACGATCTGTCGCGCCGGACCGAGCAGCAGGCGGCCAGCCTGGAAGAATCGGCCGCGGCGATGGATCAGGTCACGGTGTCGGTGCAGGGTTCGGCCCGCAGCGCCGAACAGGTCAACCAGCTTGTCGGCATCGCGCATGGCGATGCGGCGGAAGGCGGCCGCATCGTCCGTCAGGCGATCACGGCGATGGACGGCATCGCCGCCTCGTCGAGCCAGATCGGCCAGATCGTCACGATGATCGATGGCATCGCCTTCCAGACCAATTTGCTCGCGCTCAATGCGGGCGTCGAGGCGGCGCGTGCGGGCGATGCGGGCAAGGGCTTTGCCGTCGTCGCGAACGAAGTCCGCGCTCTCGCGCAGCGTTCGGCCGATGCGGCGAGCGAGATCAAGGATCTGATCGGCAAGGCCGGCGAACAGGTCGAAGGCGGCGTGAAGCTGGTCGGCCAGACCGGTGAGGCGCTCGATCGCATCCTTGGCCGCATTGCCGAGATCAACCAGCTGGCCGCCGGCATCAGCGAGGCGACCGTCGCGCAGGCGTCGAGCATCGAACAGGTCAACGTCGCGGTCACCGAAATGGACCGCACCACGCAGCAAAATGCCGCGATGGTCGAGGAATCGACCGCCGCCGCGCGCAGCCTGCATGGTGAGGCGGATCGCCTGGCCGCTTTGGTCGGTCGTTTCCGCCTTGGCATGGATCGGATGCGCGCGCCTTCGCCGGCACCCGTTGCCGGTGCGCGCGCCGTCCACGGCAATCTCGCGCTGAAGTTCGACACCGCTGAGGATGACTGGGCCGAGTTCTGA
- a CDS encoding response regulator, whose product MDSPARILIVEDDESVRLSLSLLLETFGLNVVAVGSGTEAMGEMGRRFDIFLIDMGLPDMDGATLALRLRRIAPATPAIIMSADHDRLRTAAPVAVCLLDKPVNAQAMTRAIRTAAPHMLMMPTAGAPVADGWRPPAV is encoded by the coding sequence ATGGACTCACCCGCCCGCATCCTGATTGTCGAGGACGACGAATCGGTCCGGCTCAGCCTGTCGCTGCTGCTGGAAACCTTCGGCCTGAACGTGGTCGCCGTCGGCAGCGGCACCGAGGCGATGGGCGAGATGGGGCGCCGCTTCGACATCTTCCTGATCGACATGGGCCTGCCCGACATGGACGGCGCGACGCTGGCGCTGCGGCTGCGCCGGATCGCGCCGGCAACGCCTGCGATCATCATGTCGGCCGACCATGATCGCCTGCGCACCGCGGCGCCCGTCGCGGTCTGCCTGCTCGACAAGCCGGTCAACGCGCAGGCGATGACGCGCGCGATTCGCACCGCCGCGCCGCACATGCTGATGATGCCCACCGCCGGCGCGCCTGTCGCCGACGGGTGGAGGCCGCCCGCCGTTTAA
- a CDS encoding DEAD/DEAH box helicase, with product MPFSSLPRPVAEAITERGYTAPTPVQAAVITEEAIGRDLLVSAQTGSGKTVAYGLAMADTLLGGEEHLPRAGEPLALVIAPTRELALQVQRELQWLYAKLGARVASCVGGMNIRVEQRNLSYGCHIVVGTPGRLKDHLERGNLQPGSLRAVVLDEADEMLDLGFREDLEEILDLTPPERRTLLFSATMPKPIAMLAKRYQRDALRIQTTSERESHADIDYRAMAVAPADIQNAVVNVLRFHEAKGAMVFCATRENVRRLSATLTERGFSAVTLSGELSQNERNHALQALRDRRARVCIATDVAARGIDLPGLELVIHAELPINPETLQHRSGRTGRAGKKGTCVLIAPYQRRRHAERLLRAANVQATWESVPSAEQILARDQERLIESLASVEIGDEDREAAAKLLEMRSAEDIAAAFIRAHRQSLPAPEDLIDSAPAPREREQVARPGFEEAVWFRINIGRNDNADPRWLLPLLCRRGHLTKRDIGSIRIFADETRFEVPSALAAKFKDAVRRTAEDGDGVAIEAAGDAPPPADRGRRPYQARPTGERRGPPRGPHRGPPRRRS from the coding sequence ATGCCATTTTCTTCCCTGCCGCGGCCCGTCGCGGAGGCAATTACCGAGCGTGGATATACCGCGCCCACGCCCGTCCAGGCCGCCGTGATCACGGAGGAAGCGATCGGTCGCGACCTTCTCGTCTCCGCGCAGACCGGCTCCGGCAAGACCGTCGCTTATGGCCTTGCGATGGCCGATACGCTGCTGGGCGGCGAGGAGCATTTGCCGCGCGCCGGTGAACCGCTCGCCCTCGTCATCGCGCCGACTCGCGAACTTGCGCTCCAGGTTCAGCGCGAGCTTCAGTGGCTCTACGCGAAGCTGGGCGCGCGTGTCGCAAGCTGCGTCGGCGGCATGAATATCCGGGTCGAACAGCGCAATCTCTCCTATGGTTGCCACATCGTCGTCGGCACGCCGGGGCGCCTGAAGGACCATCTGGAACGCGGGAACCTGCAGCCGGGCTCCCTGCGCGCCGTCGTTCTCGACGAAGCGGACGAAATGCTCGACCTGGGGTTCCGCGAGGATCTCGAGGAAATCCTCGATCTCACTCCGCCCGAGCGCCGCACTTTGCTGTTCTCCGCGACGATGCCCAAGCCGATCGCGATGCTCGCCAAGCGTTATCAGCGCGACGCGCTGCGCATCCAGACGACCAGCGAGCGTGAAAGCCATGCCGATATCGACTATCGCGCGATGGCGGTCGCCCCGGCCGACATTCAGAACGCCGTCGTCAACGTCCTGCGCTTCCACGAAGCCAAAGGCGCGATGGTGTTCTGCGCGACCCGCGAAAATGTCCGCCGCTTGTCGGCGACGCTGACCGAGCGCGGCTTTTCGGCGGTGACGCTGTCGGGCGAACTCAGCCAGAACGAGCGTAACCATGCGCTGCAGGCGCTACGCGACCGCCGCGCCCGCGTCTGTATCGCGACCGACGTGGCCGCGCGCGGCATCGATCTGCCGGGCCTCGAACTCGTCATCCACGCCGAACTGCCGATCAACCCGGAAACGCTGCAGCACCGTTCGGGCCGCACCGGCCGCGCAGGCAAGAAGGGCACCTGCGTCCTGATCGCCCCCTATCAGCGCCGTCGCCACGCCGAACGCCTGCTGCGCGCCGCGAACGTGCAGGCGACGTGGGAATCGGTGCCCAGCGCCGAACAGATTCTGGCACGCGATCAGGAGCGGCTGATCGAAAGCCTCGCCTCGGTCGAGATCGGTGACGAGGATCGGGAAGCGGCGGCGAAGCTGCTGGAGATGCGCTCGGCCGAGGATATCGCCGCGGCGTTCATCCGCGCGCATCGCCAGAGCCTGCCTGCGCCCGAGGATCTGATCGATTCGGCCCCCGCCCCGCGCGAGCGCGAGCAGGTGGCGCGTCCGGGCTTCGAGGAAGCCGTCTGGTTCCGCATCAATATCGGCCGCAACGACAATGCCGATCCGCGCTGGCTGCTGCCGCTGCTGTGCCGTCGCGGGCATCTGACGAAGCGCGACATCGGATCGATCCGCATCTTCGCCGACGAGACCCGCTTCGAAGTGCCGAGCGCGCTGGCCGCCAAGTTCAAGGATGCGGTGCGCCGCACGGCCGAGGATGGCGACGGCGTGGCGATCGAGGCGGCCGGCGATGCACCGCCCCCCGCCGATCGTGGCCGCCGTCCCTATCAGGCGCGGCCGACCGGCGAACGTCGCGGTCCGCCGCGCGGCCCCCATCGCGGCCCGCCCCGCCGCCGTTCTTAA
- a CDS encoding acyltransferase family protein: MDAIPLPDWTKKRTPMPAVSDAIGLSRLICILGVVYVHAWTGIGGDEMARQAGSGQDVLRWSVVELFGRSAVPLLSVISGWLVAKSVTKRGYGTFVGGKTRAILLPMLLWNAIAIVLVVGAGALRIVPAPLLGDLRWVLDNMLELTRAGDINVQMGFLRDLFLCMLIAPVIARWPTSALASVAVLSGIYMISEFNAPILLRPSILMFFTLGIIARRHGWAERLAILPWWQAVLPFAILVVPKTLLSIWGHGSADYHRFLLASTDLALRAAAALLVWRCAIALAQTAAGRRALVLERYAFFLFCSHLIFMWLIGPAIGDLTGTMGSRWWPAYFLLQPLLALGFAIGLAQAILAISPKAAEMLSGGRLGKRQAASPAARPLAQAH; this comes from the coding sequence ATGGACGCCATCCCGCTGCCCGACTGGACCAAGAAGCGCACGCCGATGCCGGCCGTGTCCGACGCGATCGGCCTGTCGCGGCTGATCTGCATCTTGGGCGTGGTCTATGTCCACGCCTGGACGGGGATTGGCGGCGACGAAATGGCCCGCCAGGCCGGGTCCGGGCAAGACGTGCTGCGCTGGTCGGTCGTCGAGCTGTTCGGGCGCAGCGCGGTGCCGCTGCTCAGCGTCATTTCGGGCTGGCTGGTCGCGAAGTCGGTAACGAAGCGCGGCTACGGCACCTTCGTGGGCGGCAAGACGCGCGCGATCCTGCTGCCGATGCTTCTGTGGAACGCGATCGCGATCGTGCTGGTGGTCGGTGCCGGCGCACTTCGCATCGTGCCGGCGCCGTTGCTGGGCGATCTGCGCTGGGTGCTCGACAACATGCTCGAACTCACCCGCGCGGGCGACATCAACGTCCAGATGGGATTCTTGCGCGATCTGTTCCTGTGCATGCTGATCGCGCCCGTCATCGCCCGCTGGCCGACAAGCGCGCTGGCGAGCGTCGCGGTGCTGAGCGGCATCTACATGATCTCCGAGTTTAACGCGCCGATCCTGCTGCGCCCGTCGATCCTGATGTTCTTCACGCTAGGGATCATCGCGCGCCGCCACGGCTGGGCCGAACGACTCGCGATCCTGCCGTGGTGGCAGGCGGTCTTGCCCTTCGCGATCCTGGTCGTGCCCAAGACTCTCTTGTCGATCTGGGGCCACGGATCGGCCGATTATCACCGCTTCCTGCTCGCCTCGACCGACCTCGCGCTGCGTGCGGCGGCGGCGCTGCTCGTCTGGCGCTGCGCGATCGCGCTGGCACAGACCGCAGCCGGGCGCCGCGCGCTCGTCCTCGAACGCTACGCCTTCTTCCTGTTCTGCTCGCACCTGATCTTCATGTGGCTGATCGGCCCCGCGATCGGCGATCTGACCGGGACGATGGGCAGCCGCTGGTGGCCCGCCTACTTCCTGCTGCAGCCTTTGCTGGCCTTGGGCTTCGCGATCGGGCTGGCGCAGGCGATCCTCGCGATCTCGCCCAAGGCGGCGGAGATGCTGAGCGGCGGCCGCCTCGGCAAGCGTCAGGCGGCCTCGCCCGCCGCCCGCCCGCTCGCCCAGGCCCACTGA
- a CDS encoding NAD(P)/FAD-dependent oxidoreductase, whose amino-acid sequence MTHDIIIIGAGAAGMMCAATAGQRGRRVLLLDHLDRAGAKILISGGGRCNFTNVNGGMADRYLSANPHFAKSALGRYRPADFIAMVDAYGIAWHEKTLGQLFCDGSAKQIVAMLEEECAKGGVETRLLTRIAGIAHADGTYRIETPNGDVSAPSLVIATGGPSIPKMGATGFAYDVARQFGLKVVEPRPALVPLTLGADDRLFEELSGVSLDVVASAGKASFREAALFTHRGLSGPAILQISSYWRNGGEIALDLLPDVPATMLVDAKAARPKAEFRTVLRDLFPDRLADALSARLALTGTMAGLKDQALAEAGRRLKAWRFTPSGSEGFAKAEVTIGGVSTDGLDQKSLVAKKVPGLHFIGEAVDVTGWLGGYNFQWAWASGRAAGEAA is encoded by the coding sequence ATGACCCACGACATCATCATCATCGGCGCCGGCGCCGCCGGCATGATGTGCGCCGCGACCGCGGGGCAGCGCGGGCGGCGGGTATTGCTGCTCGATCATCTGGATCGGGCCGGGGCGAAGATCCTGATTTCGGGCGGCGGGCGCTGCAACTTCACCAACGTCAATGGCGGGATGGCCGACCGCTATCTGTCGGCCAATCCGCATTTCGCCAAGTCGGCGCTGGGGCGCTATCGCCCGGCCGACTTCATCGCGATGGTCGATGCCTATGGGATCGCCTGGCACGAAAAGACGCTCGGCCAATTGTTCTGTGACGGATCGGCTAAGCAGATCGTCGCGATGCTCGAGGAGGAATGCGCCAAAGGCGGCGTCGAAACGCGGTTGCTGACCCGGATTGCGGGGATCGCGCATGCCGATGGTACGTATCGCATCGAGACACCGAACGGCGATGTCTCCGCGCCATCGCTGGTGATCGCGACGGGCGGCCCCTCGATTCCCAAGATGGGCGCGACCGGCTTTGCCTATGATGTCGCGCGCCAGTTCGGTTTGAAGGTGGTCGAGCCGCGCCCGGCGCTGGTGCCGCTGACTTTGGGTGCCGACGATCGGCTGTTCGAGGAATTGTCGGGCGTGTCGCTCGATGTCGTCGCGTCGGCCGGCAAGGCGAGTTTTCGCGAGGCGGCGCTGTTCACGCATCGCGGGCTTTCCGGCCCGGCGATCCTGCAGATCAGCAGCTATTGGCGCAATGGCGGGGAAATCGCGCTCGATCTGCTACCCGATGTTCCGGCGACGATGCTGGTCGATGCCAAGGCGGCGCGCCCCAAGGCCGAGTTCCGCACGGTGCTGCGCGATCTGTTTCCCGATCGCCTCGCCGATGCGCTGTCGGCGCGGCTGGCGCTGACGGGGACGATGGCGGGCTTGAAGGATCAGGCGCTCGCCGAAGCTGGCCGCCGCCTCAAGGCCTGGCGCTTCACGCCGTCAGGATCGGAAGGCTTTGCCAAGGCCGAGGTGACGATCGGCGGGGTTTCGACCGACGGCCTCGATCAGAAGAGCCTGGTGGCAAAGAAGGTGCCGGGGTTGCACTTCATCGGCGAGGCGGTCGACGTGACCGGCTGGCTCGGCGGCTATAATTTTCAGTGGGCCTGGGCGAGCGGGCGGGCGGCGGGCGAGGCCGCCTGA
- a CDS encoding peptide chain release factor 3 has product MSKPNRPDRRTFAIISHPDAGKTTLTEKLLYFGGAIHLAGEVKARGQNRRARSDWMKIEQQRGISVTSSVMTFERDGITFNLLDTPGHEDFSEDTYRTLTAVDSAVMVIDAAKGIEPQTRKLFEVCRLRSVPIITFVNKVDREGRPPFELLDEVADALALDVCPMSWPVGMGGQFEGIYDLAKDRLHRPAADATGAYEGDAASVAGLGDSQLEDMLSAEGLALLREEAELAQVGYAPFDETAYLNGDLTPVYFGSALKDFGVEQLIDALADFAPSPRPQPGDPRDVDPSEPQVAGFVFKVQANMNPQHRDRVAFMRLCSGKFRRGMKLNQVGTGKAIAVHSPILFFAQNRELAEEAFPGDIIGIPNHGTLRVGDTLLESAETIRFTGIPNFAPEILRRVKLNDPTKTKQLRTALNDMAEEGVMQVFVPQIGSQMVVGVVGQLQLDVLISRLQAEYKVDAMFEPSPWDTARWIASDDPKAITEFEGLHRSAMAADRDGAPVFMAKDAWELNYIAGRFPNIRFSATKERH; this is encoded by the coding sequence ATGAGCAAGCCGAACCGCCCCGACCGCCGCACCTTCGCGATCATCTCGCACCCTGACGCCGGCAAGACCACGCTGACCGAAAAGCTGCTCTATTTCGGCGGCGCGATCCATCTGGCGGGCGAGGTGAAGGCACGCGGCCAAAATCGCCGCGCGCGATCAGACTGGATGAAGATAGAGCAGCAGCGCGGCATCTCGGTCACGTCGTCGGTGATGACGTTCGAGCGTGACGGCATCACCTTCAACCTGCTCGACACGCCGGGCCACGAGGATTTCAGCGAAGACACCTATCGCACGCTGACCGCGGTCGATTCGGCGGTGATGGTGATCGACGCCGCCAAGGGCATCGAACCGCAGACGCGCAAATTGTTCGAAGTCTGCCGCCTGCGCTCCGTCCCGATCATCACCTTCGTCAACAAGGTCGATCGCGAAGGCCGCCCGCCCTTCGAGCTACTCGACGAGGTCGCCGATGCGCTAGCTCTCGACGTCTGCCCGATGAGCTGGCCGGTCGGCATGGGCGGCCAGTTCGAAGGCATCTACGATCTCGCCAAGGATCGGCTCCACCGTCCCGCCGCCGACGCCACCGGCGCTTATGAAGGCGATGCCGCCTCGGTCGCGGGCCTGGGCGATTCGCAGCTGGAGGACATGCTGTCGGCCGAAGGGCTGGCGCTGCTGCGCGAGGAGGCCGAACTGGCGCAGGTCGGCTATGCCCCGTTCGACGAGACCGCCTATCTCAACGGCGATCTCACCCCCGTCTATTTCGGCTCCGCGCTCAAGGACTTCGGCGTCGAGCAACTGATCGACGCGCTCGCCGATTTCGCGCCCTCGCCGCGCCCGCAGCCGGGCGATCCGCGCGACGTCGATCCCAGCGAGCCGCAGGTCGCGGGCTTCGTGTTCAAGGTGCAGGCGAACATGAACCCGCAGCATCGCGACCGGGTGGCCTTCATGCGGCTATGCTCGGGCAAGTTCCGCCGCGGCATGAAGCTGAACCAGGTCGGCACCGGCAAGGCGATCGCGGTCCACAGCCCGATCCTGTTCTTCGCGCAGAATCGCGAACTGGCCGAGGAAGCATTCCCCGGCGACATCATCGGCATTCCGAACCACGGCACGCTGCGCGTCGGCGATACTTTGCTGGAAAGCGCGGAGACGATCCGTTTCACCGGCATCCCCAACTTCGCTCCCGAAATCCTGCGCCGCGTGAAGCTCAACGATCCCACCAAGACCAAGCAGCTTCGCACCGCGCTCAACGACATGGCCGAAGAAGGCGTGATGCAGGTCTTCGTGCCGCAGATCGGTTCGCAGATGGTGGTAGGCGTCGTCGGCCAGCTGCAGCTCGACGTGCTGATCAGCCGCTTGCAGGCCGAATATAAGGTCGACGCGATGTTCGAACCGTCGCCGTGGGATACGGCGCGCTGGATCGCGTCGGACGATCCCAAGGCGATCACCGAGTTCGAAGGGCTGCACCGCAGCGCGATGGCCGCCGATCGTGACGGCGCGCCGGTGTTCATGGCGAAGGATGCGTGGGAGCTGAACTACATCGCCGGCCGCTTCCCGAACATTCGCTTCTCCGCGACCAAGGAGCGTCATTGA
- a CDS encoding L,D-transpeptidase family protein: MRYLLAAVALLPVAAIAQSAPSGPDAGVMGAQVLLDRLGFGPGVIDGRAGASYTQALKGYQEANGLKVTGKLDAATQAKFDAYRGMPGVITIKLDEQILAGPFVGPIPAKESDQAKLKTIGYADVNEKLAERYHTTPATLAALNPDSPKLEPGAQIKVPNVIPETRDYAADLKPEWRDTLWTLNVGSDQPKAAKVVVDKSDRVLRVIGEDGKLIAQFPATMGSQHDPLPIGTWKIQGVAYNPPFHYNPKLFWDASSKDEKALLQPGPNGPVGVVWMDLNKAHYGIHGTPRPENIGKTESHGCIRLTNWDAARVAMMVKPGTPAIFQN, encoded by the coding sequence TTGCGTTATCTGCTCGCCGCCGTCGCGCTGCTTCCGGTCGCCGCCATCGCCCAATCCGCGCCATCCGGCCCCGATGCGGGAGTGATGGGCGCCCAGGTGCTGCTCGACCGGCTTGGCTTCGGCCCCGGCGTGATCGACGGCAGAGCGGGTGCGTCCTACACGCAGGCGCTCAAGGGCTATCAGGAGGCGAACGGCCTCAAGGTGACGGGTAAGCTCGACGCCGCGACCCAGGCGAAGTTCGATGCCTATCGCGGCATGCCCGGCGTCATCACGATCAAGCTCGACGAGCAGATTCTCGCCGGCCCCTTCGTCGGACCGATCCCGGCCAAGGAAAGCGATCAGGCCAAGCTGAAGACGATCGGCTATGCCGACGTGAACGAGAAGCTGGCCGAACGCTATCACACCACGCCCGCCACCCTCGCCGCGCTCAACCCCGACAGCCCCAAACTGGAACCCGGCGCGCAGATCAAGGTGCCCAACGTCATCCCCGAGACGCGCGATTATGCCGCCGATCTCAAGCCCGAATGGCGCGACACCTTGTGGACGCTCAACGTCGGATCGGATCAGCCCAAGGCGGCCAAGGTCGTGGTCGACAAATCGGATCGCGTGCTGCGCGTGATCGGGGAGGACGGCAAGCTGATCGCCCAATTCCCCGCAACGATGGGCAGCCAGCATGATCCGCTGCCGATTGGCACCTGGAAGATTCAGGGTGTCGCCTACAACCCACCCTTCCATTACAATCCCAAATTGTTCTGGGATGCGTCGTCCAAGGATGAGAAGGCGTTGCTGCAACCCGGCCCGAACGGCCCGGTGGGGGTAGTGTGGATGGACCTGAACAAGGCGCATTACGGCATCCACGGCACGCCGCGGCCCGAAAATATCGGCAAGACCGAAAGCCACGGCTGCATCCGCCTGACCAACTGGGATGCGGCGCGCGTCGCGATGATGGTGAAGCCGGGCACCCCGGCGATCTTCCAGAACTGA
- a CDS encoding M23 family metallopeptidase: MRIIRRIAIILLAAVIFYVGWVIYLNLPGTDTPQPRAMVGPAKSIAAAPAPEQVAPTGDLVIPVAGVTAAQLQDTFGDARGDGSRSHGALDIMAPRGTPVLAASAGTVEKLFTSKLGGLTIYVRRTDGGWIDYYAHLDHYAPGLAEGQSVTRGQEIGAVGFTGDASPEGPHLHYEIKAMAPGEGWWQGKAVNPYPLLGGK, from the coding sequence ATGAGGATCATCCGCCGCATCGCGATCATCCTGCTGGCGGCGGTTATCTTTTATGTGGGGTGGGTTATCTATCTTAACCTGCCCGGCACCGACACGCCGCAGCCGCGCGCGATGGTCGGCCCGGCCAAGTCGATCGCGGCCGCCCCCGCGCCCGAGCAGGTCGCCCCGACCGGCGATCTCGTCATTCCCGTCGCGGGCGTGACGGCGGCGCAGTTGCAGGACACGTTCGGCGATGCGCGTGGCGACGGCAGCCGATCGCACGGCGCGCTCGACATCATGGCCCCGCGCGGCACCCCGGTCCTCGCGGCGTCGGCAGGCACGGTCGAGAAATTGTTCACGAGCAAGCTGGGCGGCCTGACCATCTATGTCCGCCGGACGGACGGCGGCTGGATCGATTATTACGCCCATCTCGATCACTATGCCCCCGGCCTTGCCGAGGGGCAGAGCGTGACGCGCGGGCAGGAAATCGGCGCGGTCGGCTTCACCGGCGACGCCAGCCCTGAAGGCCCGCACCTCCATTATGAGATCAAGGCGATGGCCCCCGGCGAAGGCTGGTGGCAGGGCAAGGCCGTGAACCCCTATCCACTCCTCGGCGGGAAATAG
- a CDS encoding arylesterase has protein sequence MTILRHALIALAALFATAAPAQAADKLVLAFGDSLTAGYQLPPGQGFAPQLEAALRKSGVPARVHNAGVSGDTTAQGRARLGWVLNALKAKPDLAIVELGANDMLRGLPPAQARANLDAIMTEFKKRDIPVLIAGMRAAPNLGADYRRRFDSIFPDLSKKYGAPLYPFFLDGMIGNRGLHIGDNLHPNANGVAVIVKGILPQVRSALTK, from the coding sequence ATGACGATCCTTCGCCACGCGCTGATCGCGCTCGCCGCCCTGTTTGCCACAGCAGCCCCCGCACAGGCGGCCGACAAGCTGGTCCTCGCCTTCGGCGACAGCCTGACGGCCGGCTACCAATTGCCGCCGGGGCAGGGCTTCGCACCGCAGCTCGAAGCCGCTTTGCGCAAGAGCGGGGTGCCTGCGCGGGTCCACAATGCGGGCGTTTCGGGCGATACGACCGCGCAAGGGCGCGCGCGGCTCGGCTGGGTGCTGAACGCGTTGAAGGCCAAGCCCGATCTCGCAATCGTCGAGCTGGGTGCGAACGACATGCTGCGCGGCCTTCCGCCCGCACAGGCGCGCGCCAATCTCGATGCGATCATGACTGAGTTCAAAAAGCGCGACATCCCCGTGCTGATCGCCGGCATGCGCGCCGCCCCCAATCTGGGCGCCGATTATCGCCGCCGTTTCGACAGCATCTTCCCCGATCTGTCGAAGAAATACGGCGCGCCGCTCTACCCCTTCTTCCTCGACGGAATGATCGGCAATCGCGGGCTCCACATCGGCGACAACCTCCATCCCAATGCGAACGGGGTCGCGGTGATCGTGAAGGGAATCCTGCCGCAGGTAAGGTCCGCCCTCACCAAATAG